Proteins co-encoded in one Aquincola tertiaricarbonis genomic window:
- a CDS encoding IS110 family transposase encodes MHPQGGVANVDRRINVGIDVAKQHFDVSLDTSMRRLGNDTAGHDEVIAMCRQADVDLVVLEASGGYERALVLALQEAGFSVVRINPRQARDFAKSMGVLAKTDQVDARVLRDFANVLAVHPDRAAYITAPQEPQRAELAALVARRRQLVDMRVAEANRLQQTTLPKAVRSIQQVLRLLDRQIEMVDKDTDDHLDRHFKQQRTLLDSVKGVGPVTVITLTAILPELGKLQRRQIAKLVGVAPLANDSGKRQGKRRTWGGRADVRAVLYMATLSAVRFNPAVKAFYARLVAAGKPKKVALVACMRKLLTVLNAMLRDQATWDAAKHLQPASEA; translated from the coding sequence ATGCATCCGCAAGGTGGGGTAGCGAACGTGGATCGTCGCATCAACGTCGGTATCGACGTGGCCAAGCAGCATTTCGATGTCAGCCTGGACACCTCGATGCGGCGCCTGGGCAACGACACCGCGGGACACGACGAGGTGATCGCGATGTGCCGGCAGGCCGACGTCGACCTGGTGGTGCTGGAGGCCAGCGGTGGCTACGAACGCGCGCTGGTGCTGGCCTTGCAGGAAGCGGGCTTCAGCGTGGTGCGGATCAACCCGCGCCAGGCGCGTGACTTCGCCAAGTCGATGGGCGTGCTGGCCAAGACCGACCAGGTCGACGCCCGCGTGCTGCGCGACTTCGCCAACGTGCTGGCCGTGCATCCGGACCGTGCCGCCTACATCACCGCCCCGCAGGAGCCGCAGCGCGCCGAGCTGGCGGCGCTGGTGGCGCGCCGCAGGCAGCTGGTGGACATGCGCGTGGCCGAGGCCAACCGGCTGCAGCAGACGACCTTGCCCAAGGCCGTACGCAGCATCCAACAGGTGCTGCGCCTGCTGGACCGCCAGATCGAGATGGTGGACAAGGACACCGACGACCACCTGGACCGCCATTTCAAGCAGCAGCGCACCTTGCTCGACAGCGTCAAGGGCGTGGGGCCGGTGACGGTCATCACCCTGACGGCGATCCTGCCGGAGCTGGGCAAGCTGCAACGCCGCCAGATCGCCAAGCTGGTGGGGGTGGCGCCGCTGGCCAATGACTCCGGCAAGCGCCAGGGCAAGCGACGCACATGGGGCGGGCGCGCCGATGTGCGCGCGGTGCTGTACATGGCCACGCTGTCGGCGGTCAGGTTCAACCCGGCCGTCAAGGCCTTCTACGCGCGCTTGGTGGCCGCCGGTAAGCCCAAGAAGGTGGCGCTGGTGGCCTGCATGCGCAAGCTGCTGACCGTGCTCAACGCCATGCTGCGAGACCAGGCCACCTGGGACGCCGCCAAGCACCTGCAGCCCGCGTCAGAGGCTTGA
- a CDS encoding RNA-binding S4 domain-containing protein, giving the protein MPDTQIPLRGDYITLDNLLKVAGIAHSGGAAKLMVADGLVQVDGAVELRKTAKIRAGQVVQVGPERIRVTTGMPGEDELPEQGG; this is encoded by the coding sequence ATGCCCGACACCCAGATTCCGCTGCGCGGCGACTACATCACGCTGGACAACCTGCTGAAGGTGGCCGGCATCGCCCACAGCGGCGGCGCCGCCAAGCTCATGGTGGCCGACGGCCTGGTGCAGGTGGACGGCGCGGTGGAGCTGCGCAAGACCGCCAAGATCCGCGCCGGCCAGGTGGTGCAGGTGGGCCCGGAACGCATCCGCGTGACCACCGGCATGCCCGGCGAGGACGAGCTGCCTGAACAGGGCGGTTAG
- a CDS encoding HDOD domain-containing protein, which produces MRNWLAVMLSGLTGRRTHPRGAAALVAPAAAEPAARPTVTPFPAPALPADLSAPFVEWLQDSAPSRETPIGPRELRALRHLDTLLADPQTPADLLPRTPAVVPQLLNLLRQDDLPLAAVTERITKDVQLTAEVLRLANTAHYRQRASHAVSDLSQAVAALGADGVQRAIARVVLKPLYEGQGGRLSARAAPRLWEHGERKAVLCAALAGQRGLEPFEGYLAGLMHNAGWSIAWRAFDRMDGGVSTPFSQAFVQQLVLRKDKLFGRAAAGWQISASLTALGEDILAQGLEPARSPLAAALALADREATIAVLAPIMTVALPEAPLLQPAA; this is translated from the coding sequence ATGAGGAATTGGCTGGCCGTGATGCTGTCCGGTCTAACCGGTCGCCGTACCCACCCGCGCGGGGCTGCTGCCCTCGTCGCCCCCGCCGCCGCAGAACCGGCCGCGCGCCCCACCGTCACCCCGTTTCCCGCGCCCGCCCTGCCGGCGGACCTGAGCGCGCCCTTCGTCGAGTGGCTGCAGGACAGCGCCCCCTCGCGCGAAACGCCGATCGGCCCGCGTGAGCTGCGCGCGCTGCGCCACCTGGACACGCTGCTGGCCGACCCGCAGACGCCGGCCGACCTGCTGCCGCGCACGCCCGCGGTGGTGCCGCAGCTGCTCAATCTGTTGCGCCAGGACGACTTGCCGCTGGCCGCCGTGACCGAGCGCATCACCAAGGACGTGCAGCTGACGGCCGAAGTGCTGCGCCTGGCCAACACCGCGCACTACCGCCAGCGCGCCAGCCATGCCGTCTCCGACCTGTCGCAGGCGGTGGCCGCACTGGGCGCCGATGGCGTGCAGCGCGCCATCGCCCGTGTGGTGCTGAAGCCGCTGTACGAAGGCCAGGGTGGCCGCCTGTCGGCCCGTGCCGCGCCGCGCCTGTGGGAGCACGGCGAGCGCAAGGCGGTGCTGTGCGCCGCGCTGGCCGGGCAGCGCGGCCTGGAACCCTTCGAGGGCTACCTGGCCGGGCTGATGCACAACGCCGGCTGGTCGATTGCCTGGCGCGCCTTCGACCGCATGGACGGCGGCGTGAGCACGCCCTTCAGCCAGGCCTTCGTGCAGCAGCTGGTGCTGCGCAAGGACAAGCTCTTCGGCCGCGCCGCCGCGGGCTGGCAGATCAGCGCCTCACTCACCGCGCTGGGCGAAGACATTCTGGCGCAGGGTCTGGAACCCGCCCGCTCGCCGCTGGCCGCCGCGCTGGCATTGGCCGACCGCGAGGCCACGATCGCCGTGCTGGCACCGATCATGACCGTTGCGCTGCCCGAGGCGCCGCTGCTGCAGCCCGCGGCCTGA
- a CDS encoding ABC transporter ATP-binding protein — MLHFFEKLVHPYPEAEPTLPPRRFFAFLWACTEGIRPWLLLMTLASGLIGAFEAGLFAILGGVVDWLSTTAPDRLWADQGHMLLLLAAVMAASVLLVGVQSALKHQSMAGNFPMLLRWNFHRLMLGQSMHFYQDEFAGRIATKVMQTALAVRDTWMILCELMVFVIIYFVTILATLGSFSGWLMLPFAGWVALYAAAVWYFVPRLAKVSQAQADARSLMTGRITDAYTNIATVKLFSHSQREAGYARAAMREFMVTVHGQMRLVTGFEIVNHALSMLLIAATAGAALWLWTQGHATVGALAAATAMALRLNGISHWVMWEMASLFEHIGTVRDGINTLGRPRTVLDAPDARPLQVAQGEIRFEHVSFGYGGDKRVIDELNLLIRPGEKVGLVGRSGAGKSTIVNLLLRLYDVESGRILVDGQDIAHTTQDSLRAQVGMVTQDTALLHRSVRDNILYGRPDADDAAMVSAAQRAEAHDFIQGLTDPKGRSGYEAHVGERGVKLSGGQRQRIAIARVMLKDAPILLLDEATSALDSEVEAAIQQSLYKLMEGKTVVAIAHRLSTIAAMDRLIVLDKGRIVEQGDHRSLLAQGGLYARLWAHQSGGFLGEEAEEPEEVGAG; from the coding sequence TTGCTGCACTTTTTCGAGAAGCTCGTCCATCCCTACCCGGAGGCCGAGCCCACGCTGCCACCGCGGCGGTTTTTTGCCTTCCTGTGGGCCTGCACCGAAGGCATCCGCCCCTGGCTGCTGCTGATGACGCTGGCCAGCGGGCTGATCGGCGCCTTCGAGGCCGGCCTCTTCGCCATCCTCGGCGGCGTGGTGGACTGGCTGTCCACCACCGCGCCCGACCGGCTGTGGGCCGACCAGGGCCACATGCTGCTGCTGCTGGCGGCGGTGATGGCCGCCAGCGTGCTGCTGGTGGGCGTGCAGTCGGCGCTCAAGCACCAGAGCATGGCGGGCAACTTCCCGATGCTGCTGCGCTGGAACTTCCATCGGCTGATGCTCGGCCAGAGCATGCACTTCTACCAGGATGAGTTCGCCGGCCGCATCGCCACCAAGGTGATGCAGACCGCGCTGGCGGTGCGTGACACCTGGATGATCCTGTGCGAACTGATGGTGTTCGTGATCATCTATTTCGTCACCATTCTGGCCACGCTGGGCAGCTTCAGCGGCTGGCTGATGCTGCCGTTCGCTGGCTGGGTGGCGCTGTACGCGGCGGCGGTGTGGTACTTCGTGCCGCGGCTGGCCAAGGTGTCGCAGGCACAGGCCGACGCCCGCTCGCTGATGACCGGCCGCATCACCGATGCGTACACCAACATCGCCACCGTCAAGCTGTTTTCGCATAGCCAGCGCGAGGCCGGCTACGCCCGCGCCGCGATGCGCGAGTTCATGGTCACCGTGCACGGCCAGATGCGGCTGGTGACGGGCTTCGAGATCGTCAACCATGCGCTGAGCATGCTGCTGATCGCGGCCACCGCCGGCGCGGCGCTGTGGTTGTGGACCCAGGGCCACGCCACCGTGGGCGCTCTGGCGGCGGCCACCGCGATGGCCCTGCGGTTGAACGGCATCTCGCATTGGGTGATGTGGGAAATGGCCTCGCTGTTCGAGCACATCGGCACCGTGCGCGACGGCATCAACACCCTGGGCCGGCCGCGCACGGTGCTGGACGCGCCCGACGCCCGGCCGCTGCAGGTGGCGCAGGGCGAGATCCGCTTCGAGCATGTGAGCTTCGGCTACGGGGGTGACAAGCGTGTGATCGACGAGCTGAACCTGCTGATCCGCCCGGGCGAGAAGGTGGGGCTGGTCGGCCGCTCGGGCGCGGGCAAGAGCACCATCGTCAACCTGCTGCTGCGGCTCTATGACGTGGAGAGCGGGCGCATCCTGGTGGACGGCCAGGACATCGCCCACACCACGCAGGACAGCCTGCGGGCGCAGGTGGGCATGGTCACGCAGGACACGGCGCTGCTGCACCGGTCGGTGCGCGACAACATCCTGTACGGCCGCCCCGACGCCGACGACGCCGCCATGGTGTCGGCCGCGCAGCGGGCCGAGGCGCATGACTTCATCCAGGGGCTGACCGACCCCAAGGGCCGCAGCGGCTACGAGGCCCACGTCGGTGAGCGCGGCGTCAAGCTTTCGGGCGGGCAGCGCCAGCGCATCGCCATCGCGCGCGTGATGCTGAAGGATGCACCCATCCTGCTGCTGGACGAAGCGACCAGTGCGCTGGATTCCGAGGTGGAAGCCGCCATCCAGCAAAGCCTGTACAAGCTGATGGAGGGCAAGACGGTGGTGGCCATCGCGCACCGGCTGTCCACCATCGCGGCGATGGACCGGCTGATCGTGCTGGACAAGGGCCGCATCGTGGAGCAGGGCGACCACCGTTCGCTGCTCGCGCAGGGCGGTCTGTACGCCCGGCTGTGGGCGCACCAGAGCGGCGGCTTCCTGGGTGAGGAGGCGGAGGAGCCGGAGGAAGTCGGCGCCGGCTGA
- a CDS encoding glutamine--tRNA ligase/YqeY domain fusion protein, producing the protein MAAPHDDNTSNKPAASNFLRSVIERDLEAGAYAARHDPAAIRTRFPPEPNGYLHIGHAKSIWLNFSLAQEYGGVCHLRFDDTNPEKEEQEYVDGIVEAVKWLGWDWQAHGKSHLFYASNYFDFMYRAAEALVSAGLAYVDEQTPEQMRANRGDFSRPGVDSPFRSRSPEENVARLREMREGQHPDGAMVLRAKIDMASPNINLRDPALYRIKHATHHNTGDTWCIYPMYTFAHPIEDALEHITHSICTLEFEDQRPFYDWLLDNLAKLGLLEAPLPKQYEFARLNLTYVITSKRKLRQLVEEGHVTGWDDPRMPTLVGLRRRGYTPEALKLFCERSGVSKAGGWIDYSNLDIALRDDLDPKAARAMAVLDPLKLRLTNWDEVIGAGQTLPCDAPVHPAQPERGRRAFSLGPEVWIEREDFQAVPPKGYHRLSPGAVVRLKYGYVVRCTGHTADADGTVTEVQAELIPDTRSGTPGADSVKTKGVISWVGAHDALAAEVRLYDRLFAVPHPGEGELAAELNPDSKRVVQAYLEPSLRGAAPESRFQFERHGYFVADLQDHSAEQPVFNKVTGLKDTWAK; encoded by the coding sequence ATGGCTGCACCCCACGACGACAACACCAGCAACAAGCCCGCTGCCAGCAACTTCCTGCGCAGCGTGATCGAACGCGACCTGGAAGCCGGCGCCTACGCCGCCCGGCACGACCCGGCCGCGATCCGCACCCGGTTTCCGCCCGAACCCAACGGTTACCTGCACATCGGCCACGCCAAGAGCATCTGGCTGAACTTCAGCCTGGCGCAGGAGTACGGCGGCGTGTGCCACCTGCGCTTCGACGACACCAACCCCGAGAAGGAAGAGCAGGAGTACGTCGACGGTATCGTGGAAGCCGTGAAGTGGCTGGGCTGGGACTGGCAGGCGCACGGCAAGTCGCACCTGTTCTACGCCAGCAACTACTTCGACTTCATGTACCGCGCGGCCGAGGCACTGGTGAGCGCCGGCCTGGCCTACGTGGACGAGCAGACGCCCGAGCAGATGCGCGCCAACCGCGGCGACTTCAGCCGGCCGGGCGTCGACAGCCCCTTCCGCAGCCGCAGCCCTGAAGAGAACGTGGCCCGCCTGCGCGAGATGCGCGAAGGCCAGCACCCCGACGGCGCGATGGTGCTGCGCGCCAAGATCGACATGGCGTCGCCCAACATCAACCTGCGCGACCCGGCCCTCTACCGCATCAAGCACGCCACGCACCACAACACCGGCGACACCTGGTGCATCTACCCGATGTACACCTTCGCGCACCCGATCGAGGACGCGCTGGAGCACATCACCCACAGCATCTGCACGCTGGAATTCGAAGACCAGCGCCCGTTCTACGACTGGCTGCTGGACAACCTGGCCAAGCTGGGGCTGCTGGAAGCGCCGCTGCCCAAACAGTACGAGTTCGCGCGGCTCAACCTCACCTATGTGATCACCAGCAAGCGCAAGCTGCGCCAGCTGGTGGAAGAAGGCCATGTGACGGGCTGGGACGACCCCCGCATGCCCACGCTGGTGGGCCTGCGCCGCCGTGGCTACACGCCCGAAGCGCTGAAGCTGTTCTGCGAACGCAGCGGCGTCAGCAAGGCCGGCGGCTGGATCGACTACAGCAACCTGGACATCGCGCTGCGCGACGACCTGGACCCCAAGGCCGCGCGCGCGATGGCGGTGCTGGACCCGCTGAAGCTGCGCCTGACCAACTGGGACGAGGTGATCGGCGCCGGCCAGACCCTGCCCTGCGATGCACCGGTGCACCCGGCCCAGCCCGAACGCGGCCGCCGCGCCTTCAGCCTGGGGCCCGAGGTGTGGATCGAGCGCGAAGACTTCCAGGCCGTGCCGCCCAAGGGCTACCACCGGCTGTCACCCGGCGCGGTGGTGCGGCTGAAGTACGGCTACGTGGTGCGCTGCACCGGCCACACGGCCGATGCCGACGGTACCGTGACCGAGGTGCAGGCCGAGCTGATTCCTGACACCCGCAGCGGCACCCCGGGTGCCGATAGCGTGAAGACCAAGGGCGTGATCAGCTGGGTGGGCGCACACGATGCGCTGGCAGCCGAGGTGCGGCTGTACGACCGCCTATTTGCCGTGCCCCACCCCGGTGAAGGTGAACTGGCCGCCGAGCTGAATCCCGACAGCAAGCGGGTGGTGCAGGCCTACCTGGAGCCCTCGCTGCGCGGCGCCGCGCCGGAAAGCCGCTTCCAGTTCGAGCGGCATGGGTACTTCGTGGCCGACCTGCAAGACCACAGCGCCGAGCAGCCGGTGTTCAACAAGGTCACCGGCCTCAAGGACACCTGGGCGAAGTAG
- a CDS encoding patatin-like protein translates to MAAMDYRAEIRFGVVMYGGVSLAIYINGVTNEMYELARATPRNLDGGAPAQPASQTPDSTREVYRRLAWLVNDPPLQQRYADWLADPAGQPDPLAAEAPGDLPTRFVIDVIAGTSAGGINGLFLGKALANDEPFAPLRELWVREGDIGRLLNDRRSYQGDPDMEGLDDRTAAPTSLLNSDRMYRKLRKAMTLMSGTQGRGSAPSPFVDELDLFVTTTDIRGSLVTLRLFDKVVHEKRHRQVFRFRYTDDGRQVVANDLAPRHNAFLSFAARCTSSFPFAFEPMTLDALRRLDRNLDAQALRQWDDFFTGVPVAEVQAGGHVTRAFGDGGYLDNKPFTHVVGALSQRSAAVPVERKLVYIEPAPAHPETDPADPTAPPDALTNALAALTSIPSYETIREDLEAVLRRNRRIERIDRIVRLGERDLDAAEDDPLARVVREVVPGDDDGVPPWRELTMERMRQYYGDAFLPYNRLRQYTVTDDLADCLARAWKIERNSDHVYALRALVRAWREERYSDKPGLPVAQGGTWVGTLNAFLDDYDLAYRTRRTAFLLRRIDQLTRLVGRRRRGPLGEMSEADEALARRLRRRAGPNLVEGEVDDAELHDLLTALHRLKVDLSQAHTTLRNRDSLGGVDDQPATRERRGRLRKELQDVLDLLLLSRTHGPGGPDDVPTLTTTDGATVRVLFPPELLKLPSATRTLQEGIFLRAQALLQLTRTTALTALQNMLEADLQRMGETVRALVKGRPGTAPEGGALVWQRLGGPRLGVADLGTGGEQVVTVKVDDTGLPELDTTAARQLRRFLGEYYLRFDTYDQMSFPLYYDTESGEPATVEVVRISPEDATTLIDERGSGLRKLDGTALANFGAFLQRHWRTNDILWGRLDGAERLIAALLPGSEPATRSVRGVLIGQAHRAIVREALRPAGYEQITGLLCGAVAEVQARLPVPPADDPNARRDRLRRQLVDGLQPGTPEARRRLDQVVASLLEDDALLQWVKVSREGRQSPDPAPLLDSAARATTITGRLLQTVVAQRGQDVPALRWVARLGLAGQGLLAVSLPGSLRARWWSHVMKVLYAFLLVMLAAGLLLASEPVRTAAVTGLGVVATLHLAILLVADVLKSRRSWKAKSAWALGVPLVVLAALGVLALARVGWRALLGL, encoded by the coding sequence ATGGCCGCGATGGACTACCGCGCCGAAATACGTTTTGGCGTGGTGATGTATGGCGGCGTGTCGCTGGCCATCTACATCAACGGCGTCACCAACGAGATGTACGAGCTGGCCCGCGCCACGCCGCGCAACCTGGACGGCGGCGCGCCGGCCCAGCCTGCCAGCCAGACGCCCGACAGCACGCGCGAGGTGTATCGCCGCCTGGCCTGGCTGGTGAACGACCCGCCGCTGCAGCAGCGTTATGCCGACTGGCTGGCCGACCCGGCCGGCCAGCCCGATCCGCTGGCCGCCGAGGCGCCCGGCGACCTGCCCACCCGCTTCGTCATCGACGTGATCGCCGGCACCTCGGCCGGCGGCATCAACGGCCTGTTCCTGGGCAAGGCGCTGGCCAACGACGAGCCCTTCGCGCCGCTGCGCGAGCTGTGGGTGCGCGAAGGTGACATCGGCCGTCTGCTCAACGACCGCCGCAGCTACCAGGGCGACCCCGACATGGAAGGCCTGGACGACCGCACCGCCGCGCCCACGTCGCTGCTCAACAGCGACCGCATGTACCGCAAGCTGCGCAAGGCGATGACGCTGATGTCGGGCACGCAGGGTCGCGGCAGCGCGCCCTCGCCCTTCGTCGACGAGCTGGACCTGTTCGTCACCACCACCGACATCCGCGGCTCGCTGGTCACGCTGCGGCTGTTCGACAAGGTGGTGCACGAGAAGCGCCACCGGCAGGTGTTCCGCTTCCGCTACACCGACGACGGCCGACAGGTGGTGGCCAACGACCTGGCGCCGCGGCACAACGCCTTTCTGTCCTTCGCGGCGCGCTGCACCTCGTCCTTCCCCTTCGCCTTCGAGCCGATGACGCTGGACGCGCTGCGCCGGCTCGACCGCAACCTGGATGCGCAGGCCCTGCGCCAGTGGGACGACTTCTTCACCGGCGTGCCGGTGGCCGAAGTGCAGGCCGGCGGCCACGTCACCCGCGCCTTCGGCGACGGCGGCTACCTGGACAACAAGCCCTTCACCCACGTGGTGGGTGCGCTGTCGCAGCGCAGCGCGGCAGTGCCGGTGGAGCGCAAGCTGGTCTACATCGAGCCCGCGCCCGCCCACCCCGAGACCGACCCGGCCGACCCCACGGCGCCGCCCGATGCGCTGACCAATGCGCTGGCCGCGCTCACCAGCATCCCCAGCTACGAGACCATCCGCGAAGACCTGGAGGCGGTGCTGCGCCGCAACCGCCGCATCGAACGCATCGACCGCATCGTGCGCCTGGGTGAGCGCGACCTGGACGCCGCCGAGGACGACCCGCTGGCCCGCGTGGTGCGCGAGGTGGTGCCCGGCGACGACGACGGCGTGCCGCCCTGGCGCGAGCTGACGATGGAACGCATGCGCCAGTACTACGGCGATGCCTTCCTGCCCTACAACCGGCTGCGGCAGTACACCGTCACCGACGACCTGGCCGACTGCCTGGCCCGTGCCTGGAAGATCGAGCGCAACTCCGACCATGTGTATGCGCTGCGCGCGCTGGTGCGCGCCTGGCGCGAGGAGCGCTACAGCGACAAGCCCGGCCTGCCGGTGGCCCAGGGCGGCACCTGGGTGGGCACGCTCAACGCGTTCCTCGACGACTACGACCTGGCCTACCGCACCCGGCGCACCGCCTTCCTGCTGCGCCGCATCGACCAGCTCACCCGCCTGGTGGGCCGGCGCCGCCGCGGCCCGCTGGGCGAGATGAGCGAGGCCGACGAAGCCCTGGCCCGCCGACTGCGGCGCCGCGCCGGCCCCAACCTGGTGGAAGGCGAGGTGGACGACGCCGAGCTGCACGACCTGCTGACGGCGCTGCACCGGCTGAAGGTGGACCTGTCGCAGGCGCACACCACGCTGCGCAACCGCGACAGCCTGGGCGGCGTGGACGACCAGCCGGCCACACGAGAGCGCCGCGGCCGGCTGCGCAAGGAACTGCAGGACGTGCTGGACCTGCTGCTGCTCAGCCGCACCCACGGCCCCGGCGGACCCGACGACGTGCCCACCCTCACCACCACCGACGGCGCCACAGTGCGGGTGCTGTTTCCGCCCGAGCTGCTGAAGCTGCCCTCGGCCACCCGCACGCTGCAGGAAGGCATCTTCCTGCGCGCGCAGGCGCTGCTGCAGCTCACCCGCACCACCGCGCTCACGGCGCTGCAGAACATGCTGGAAGCCGACCTGCAGCGCATGGGCGAGACGGTGCGCGCGTTGGTCAAGGGCCGCCCCGGCACGGCGCCCGAAGGCGGCGCCCTGGTGTGGCAGCGGCTGGGTGGCCCGCGGCTGGGCGTCGCAGACCTCGGCACCGGTGGCGAGCAAGTGGTGACGGTGAAGGTGGACGACACCGGCCTGCCCGAGCTGGACACCACCGCCGCCAGGCAGCTGCGGCGCTTCCTGGGCGAGTACTACCTGCGCTTCGACACCTACGACCAGATGAGCTTTCCGCTGTACTACGACACCGAAAGCGGCGAACCCGCGACGGTGGAGGTGGTGCGCATCAGCCCCGAGGACGCGACCACGCTGATCGACGAGCGCGGGAGCGGGCTGCGCAAGCTGGACGGCACCGCGCTGGCCAACTTCGGCGCCTTCCTGCAGCGGCACTGGCGCACCAACGACATCCTCTGGGGCCGGCTCGACGGTGCGGAACGGCTGATCGCCGCGCTGCTGCCCGGCTCGGAGCCGGCCACCCGCAGCGTGCGTGGCGTACTCATCGGCCAGGCGCACCGCGCCATCGTGCGCGAGGCGCTGCGCCCCGCCGGCTATGAGCAGATCACCGGACTCTTGTGCGGCGCGGTGGCCGAGGTGCAGGCCAGGCTGCCGGTGCCGCCGGCCGACGACCCCAACGCCCGCCGCGACCGCCTGCGCCGCCAGCTGGTGGACGGGCTGCAGCCCGGCACGCCGGAGGCCCGCCGCCGGCTCGACCAGGTGGTGGCCTCGCTGCTGGAAGACGACGCGCTGCTGCAATGGGTGAAGGTGAGCCGCGAGGGCCGCCAGTCACCCGACCCGGCGCCGCTGCTGGACAGCGCGGCCCGCGCCACCACCATCACCGGCCGCCTGCTGCAGACGGTGGTGGCCCAGCGCGGCCAGGATGTGCCGGCGCTGCGCTGGGTGGCCCGGCTGGGCCTGGCGGGCCAGGGGCTGCTGGCCGTCTCGCTGCCCGGCAGCCTGCGCGCCCGCTGGTGGTCGCATGTGATGAAGGTGCTCTACGCCTTCCTGCTGGTGATGCTGGCCGCTGGGTTGCTGCTGGCCTCGGAGCCGGTGCGCACCGCGGCCGTCACCGGCCTGGGCGTGGTGGCCACCTTGCACCTGGCCATTCTGCTGGTGGCCGATGTGCTGAAGTCGCGGCGCAGCTGGAAAGCCAAGAGCGCCTGGGCGCTGGGCGTGCCGCTGGTGGTGCTGGCGGCGCTGGGCGTGCTGGCGCTGGCCCGCGTGGGCTGGCGCGCCCTGCTGGGGCTGTGA
- a CDS encoding LytR/AlgR family response regulator transcription factor has product MTHVTALIAEDEPLIAAALQADLQQAWPGLQLVAQVGDGLSAVQQALALRPRICFLDIRMPGMDGLQAAQALAEDWPEDAPFPLIVFITAYDQYALQAFEREAVDYLLKPVDAARLAQCVQRLQRLLAQPAAPGGLDDTLAQIRQLLGASAPQSAAPRLDVIQAGVGHTLHLVPVDEVLYFEAADKYVRVVTADKEHLIRLSLRELLPQLDGQRFWQVHRGLVVQARAIATAQREPSGKVLLTLRQRPETLTASRLYAHLFKGM; this is encoded by the coding sequence ATGACCCACGTCACCGCCCTCATCGCCGAAGACGAACCGCTGATCGCCGCCGCGCTGCAGGCCGACCTGCAGCAGGCCTGGCCCGGGCTGCAGCTGGTGGCCCAGGTGGGCGACGGCCTGTCGGCCGTGCAGCAGGCGCTGGCGCTGCGGCCGCGCATCTGCTTCCTCGACATCCGCATGCCGGGCATGGACGGGCTGCAGGCCGCGCAGGCGCTGGCCGAGGACTGGCCCGAGGACGCGCCCTTCCCGCTCATCGTCTTCATCACCGCGTACGACCAGTACGCGCTGCAGGCCTTCGAGCGTGAGGCGGTGGACTACCTGCTCAAGCCCGTGGACGCCGCCCGGCTCGCCCAGTGCGTGCAGCGGCTGCAGCGGCTGCTGGCCCAGCCCGCCGCACCGGGCGGTCTGGACGACACGCTGGCGCAGATCCGCCAGCTGCTGGGCGCCAGCGCGCCGCAGTCCGCCGCGCCGCGGCTGGACGTCATCCAGGCCGGCGTGGGCCACACGCTGCACCTGGTGCCGGTGGACGAGGTGCTGTACTTCGAGGCGGCCGACAAGTACGTGCGCGTGGTCACCGCCGACAAGGAACACCTCATCCGCCTGTCGCTGCGCGAACTGCTGCCGCAGCTGGATGGGCAGCGCTTCTGGCAGGTGCACCGCGGCCTGGTGGTGCAGGCGCGTGCCATCGCCACCGCCCAGCGTGAGCCGAGCGGCAAGGTGCTGCTGACCCTGCGCCAACGGCCCGAAACGCTGACCGCCAGCCGGCTGTACGCGCACCTGTTCAAGGGCATGTAG